A single window of Vigna radiata var. radiata cultivar VC1973A chromosome 4, Vradiata_ver6, whole genome shotgun sequence DNA harbors:
- the LOC106759060 gene encoding uncharacterized protein LOC106759060 — MGEVXTQKEPVTANSPQPSPEHKCSSIANLQPMHDHADPTTVVEPTDLLSMMHLNNGCCHRQPPCXAVNNPMKRRSPPSCSFSGEPSTKKLFCDQEDLSHYGFSAVPIPLNLNSLVNKRRSFPVLRRCVSDPYRPPAPAPPTPAERGSGLPPLPPGLRRSVSDLSAPSPSLNSEETAGPDSVKLRRMKERLKEMRQWWDEVMKDDEEENVREDEKVLPQDDLGAGDSEEAVTVEWAEQCLSLGFRCPCGKGYDLLLSENNCYYKLA, encoded by the exons ATGGGTGAAGTTCNTACTCAGAAAGAACCCGTCACCGCAAATTCTCCACAACCATCTCCCGAACACAAATGCTCCAGCATAGCAAACTTACAACCGATGCACGATCACGCTGATCCCACCACAGTGGTCGAGCCCACCGACCTCTTGTCCATGATGCATCTCAACAACGGCTGCTGCCACCGTCAGCCTCCCTGCTNCGCGGTCAACAACCCCATGAAGCGCCGGTCGCCGCCCTCGTGTTCTTTCTCCGGGGAGCCCTCCACCAAGAAGCTATTTTGTGACCAGGAGGACCTCTCCCATTACGGCTTCTCCGCCGTCCCCATTCCGCTCAACCTCAATTCTCTCGTCAACAAGCGCCGCTCTTTCCCCGTCCTCCGCCGCTGCGTTTCCGACCCTTACCGCCCTCCGGCTCCGGCGCCTCCCACTCCTGCGGAGAGAGGGTCCGGGCTGCCACCCCTGCCGCCGGGCCTCAGGAGGAGTGTCTCAGATCTCTCCGCACCTTCGCCGAGTCTGAACTCCGAGGAAACCGCCGGTCCTGATTCAGTG AAACTGAGAAGGATGAAGGAGCGATTGAAAGAGATGAGGCAATGGTGGGATGAGGTTATGAAGGATGATGAGGAAGAAAATGTAAGGGAAGATGAGAAAGTCCTTCCTCAG GATGATTTGGGAGCAGGAGATTCTGAAGAAGCTGTTACTGTTGAGTGGGCTGAACAGTGCTTAAGCCTTGGATTTAGGTGTCCATGTGGGAAAGGCTACGACCTTCTCCTTTCAGAAAATAATTGCTACTACAAGTTGGCCTAA